A section of the Mesorhizobium loti genome encodes:
- a CDS encoding mandelate racemase/muconate lactonizing enzyme family protein, which translates to MRIDRINVYTARLPVKGGAYRMASDDVKSLDSTLVEIVTDDGLTGWGETCPIGPIYQPHHALGARAAIAEIAPGLIGAEIASIRLLAKRMDERLNGHGYAKAAFDMAFLDLLGQKLGVPVSTLLGGALTDRVPAYYSLIVGPPDETARIAADKVKAGYPRLQVKISGRNLEEDVATVHKVWEAVGYKARIAVDGNRGLTAAAAIHLDRLCQAIPFVLEQPCNTMDEVATLKGRVTHPVYLDESTEDQNVVLRAISLGIADGFGFKVTRLGGLTKMTTVRDLCAIRSLPHSCDDAWGGDIIAAACVHLAATVEPRRMEGAWIAQEYIDGHFDPGNPIVIREGHIAVPQRPGLGVKPEPGMFGQPIATYGA; encoded by the coding sequence ATGCGCATCGACCGGATCAACGTCTACACGGCGCGGCTGCCCGTCAAGGGCGGCGCCTATCGCATGGCCAGCGACGACGTAAAGTCGCTGGACAGTACCCTGGTCGAGATCGTGACGGATGACGGCCTGACCGGCTGGGGCGAGACCTGCCCGATCGGACCGATCTACCAGCCGCATCACGCGCTCGGCGCCCGCGCCGCGATCGCCGAAATTGCCCCAGGCCTGATCGGCGCGGAGATTGCCTCGATCAGGCTTCTGGCGAAGCGGATGGACGAGCGCCTGAACGGGCATGGCTACGCCAAGGCCGCGTTCGACATGGCCTTTCTCGACCTCCTCGGCCAGAAGCTCGGCGTGCCCGTGTCGACGCTTCTGGGCGGCGCGCTCACGGATCGCGTACCGGCCTACTATTCGCTGATCGTCGGCCCGCCGGATGAAACGGCCAGGATCGCGGCCGACAAGGTGAAGGCAGGCTATCCGCGTCTGCAGGTCAAGATTTCGGGGCGTAATCTCGAAGAGGACGTGGCCACTGTCCACAAGGTCTGGGAGGCGGTCGGCTACAAGGCGCGCATCGCTGTGGACGGCAACAGAGGCCTGACGGCGGCCGCGGCAATCCATCTCGACAGGCTCTGCCAGGCGATCCCTTTCGTCCTAGAACAGCCCTGCAACACCATGGACGAGGTCGCGACGCTGAAGGGTCGCGTCACACATCCGGTCTATCTCGACGAGAGCACCGAGGACCAGAACGTGGTGCTGCGGGCGATCTCGCTGGGCATCGCGGATGGTTTCGGCTTCAAGGTCACCCGCCTTGGCGGCCTCACCAAGATGACGACCGTGCGCGACCTTTGCGCCATCCGCTCGCTGCCGCACAGCTGCGACGATGCCTGGGGAGGCGACATCATCGCGGCGGCCTGCGTTCATCTCGCGGCGACCGTCGAGCCGCGCCGGATGGAAGGCGCATGGATCGCCCAAGAGTATATCGACGGGCATTTCGACCCTGGCAATCCGATTGTCATCCGCGAGGGGCATATCGCCGTGCCGCAGCGGCCAGGCCTGGGCGTGAAGCCCGAGCCCGGCATGTTCGGCCAGCCGATCGCCACATACGGAGCCTGA
- a CDS encoding ATP-binding cassette domain-containing protein, translating to MAEPYVELKSVSKYFGSVVALKDVSFDVCPGEVHCLLGDNGAGKSTLIKTLSGVYTPDEGEIRVQGKPTRFASPADTRDSGIATVYQDLALVPLMSVARNFFLGREPMRKFGPISQFDSDFANRTAHDEMSAMGIQLRDPEQPVGTLSGGERQCLAIARAVYFGAKVLILDEPTSALGVHQASVVLKLIVQSKARGIGVIFISHNVHHAYVVGDRFTLLKRGRSTGTYAKGEIDRDQLLNLMAGGKELVDLEQELAKSAKNGPA from the coding sequence ATGGCCGAGCCCTATGTCGAACTGAAATCGGTGAGCAAATATTTCGGCTCGGTCGTCGCACTCAAGGACGTGTCTTTCGATGTCTGTCCCGGCGAGGTGCATTGCCTGCTCGGCGACAACGGCGCCGGCAAGTCGACGCTGATCAAGACGCTATCGGGCGTCTACACGCCGGACGAAGGCGAAATCCGCGTCCAGGGCAAGCCGACACGGTTCGCCTCGCCCGCCGATACCCGCGACAGCGGCATCGCCACGGTCTACCAGGACCTGGCGCTGGTGCCGCTGATGAGCGTGGCGCGCAACTTCTTCCTCGGGCGCGAGCCGATGCGCAAGTTCGGGCCGATCAGCCAGTTCGACAGCGACTTCGCCAACCGCACCGCCCATGACGAGATGTCGGCCATGGGGATCCAGCTGCGTGATCCCGAACAGCCCGTCGGCACGCTGTCGGGCGGCGAACGGCAATGCCTGGCCATTGCGCGTGCCGTCTATTTCGGCGCCAAGGTGCTGATCCTCGACGAGCCGACATCGGCGCTGGGCGTCCATCAGGCATCCGTGGTCCTGAAGCTCATCGTCCAGTCCAAGGCGCGCGGCATCGGCGTCATCTTCATTTCCCACAACGTCCATCACGCCTATGTCGTGGGCGACCGCTTCACGCTCTTGAAGCGCGGTCGGAGCACCGGCACCTACGCCAAGGGCGAAATCGACCGCGATCAGCTGCTCAATCTGATGGCCGGCGGCAAGGAACTGGTGGACCTGGAACAGGAATTGGCAAAATCGGCCAAGAACGGCCCGGCTTGA